Proteins encoded in a region of the Pseudomonas putida genome:
- a CDS encoding aldehyde dehydrogenase: MLSELPILPATRAFLERKLKMRIGAEWQDAASGRTLSFRNPATGEVLGEVPAAEAEDVDRAVRAARQAFDDSPWSRLRPRERQNLLWRLADLMERDARQLAELECLNNGKSAAVAQVMDVQLAIDFLRYMAGWATKIEGSTVEASMPLMPNDQFHGFVRREAVGVVGAIVAWNFPLLLACWKLGPALATGCTVVLKPADETPLSVLKLAELVDEAGYPAGVFNVITGTGLNAGAALSRHPGVDKLTFTGSTEVGKLIGKAAMDNMTRVTLELGGKSPTIVMPDANLQEAAAGAATAIFFNQGQVCCAGSRLYVHRKHFDNVVADIAGIANGMKLGNGLDPAVQMGPLISAKQQDRVTGYIELGRELGATIACGGEGFGPGYFVKPTVIVDVDQRHRLVQEEIFGPVLVAMPFDDIDEVIGMANDNPYGLGASIWSNDLAAVHRMIPRIKSGSVWVNCHSALDPALPFGGYKMSGVGREMGAAAIEHYTELKSVLIKL; this comes from the coding sequence ATGCTTTCCGAACTGCCCATCCTGCCCGCCACCCGCGCCTTTCTCGAACGCAAGCTGAAGATGCGCATCGGCGCCGAGTGGCAGGACGCCGCCAGCGGTCGCACCCTGTCGTTCCGCAACCCGGCCACCGGCGAAGTACTGGGTGAAGTGCCCGCCGCCGAGGCCGAGGATGTCGATCGCGCCGTGCGCGCGGCACGTCAAGCCTTCGATGATTCGCCCTGGAGCCGCCTGCGTCCGCGCGAGCGGCAAAACCTGTTGTGGCGCCTGGCCGACCTGATGGAGCGCGACGCCCGCCAGCTGGCCGAACTGGAGTGCCTGAACAACGGCAAGAGCGCCGCCGTCGCCCAGGTGATGGACGTGCAACTGGCCATCGACTTCCTGCGCTACATGGCCGGCTGGGCCACCAAGATCGAGGGTAGCACCGTCGAAGCCTCCATGCCGTTGATGCCCAACGACCAGTTCCATGGTTTCGTGCGCCGCGAGGCGGTGGGCGTGGTCGGCGCCATCGTCGCCTGGAACTTCCCGCTGCTGCTGGCCTGCTGGAAACTCGGCCCAGCCCTGGCCACCGGTTGCACCGTGGTGCTCAAGCCCGCCGATGAAACCCCACTGAGCGTGCTCAAGCTGGCAGAACTGGTAGACGAAGCCGGCTACCCGGCAGGCGTTTTCAACGTAATCACCGGTACAGGCCTGAACGCGGGCGCTGCGCTCAGTCGCCACCCTGGGGTGGACAAGCTGACCTTCACCGGCTCGACCGAAGTCGGCAAGCTGATCGGCAAGGCGGCCATGGACAACATGACCCGCGTCACCCTGGAGCTGGGCGGCAAGTCGCCGACCATCGTCATGCCCGACGCCAACCTGCAGGAAGCCGCAGCCGGTGCGGCCACGGCAATCTTCTTCAACCAGGGCCAGGTGTGCTGCGCGGGCTCGCGGCTGTATGTGCACCGCAAGCACTTCGACAACGTGGTGGCCGACATCGCCGGCATCGCCAATGGCATGAAACTGGGCAACGGGCTGGACCCAGCGGTGCAGATGGGCCCGCTGATCTCGGCCAAGCAGCAGGACCGCGTCACCGGCTACATCGAGCTTGGCCGCGAACTGGGCGCGACCATCGCCTGTGGCGGTGAAGGCTTCGGGCCGGGTTACTTCGTCAAGCCGACGGTGATTGTCGATGTCGACCAGCGCCACCGCCTGGTACAAGAAGAAATCTTCGGGCCGGTGCTGGTGGCAATGCCGTTCGATGACATCGACGAAGTGATCGGCATGGCCAACGACAACCCCTATGGCCTGGGCGCAAGCATCTGGTCCAACGACCTGGCCGCCGTGCACCGCATGATCCCGCGCATCAAGTCGGGTTCGGTATGGGTCAACTGCCACAGCGCACTGGACCCGGCACTGCCGTTTGGTGGCTACAAGATGTCTGGCGTTGGTCGCGAGATGGGCGCAGCAGCCATCGAGCATTACACCGAGCTCAAATCGGTGCTGATCAAGCTCTGA
- a CDS encoding alginate export family protein: protein MRHTLACTLALLVAAPASQAYELYNHNGTTLNADLEALFGVFHSDESFNQAGNRQPGSTAWQEGYVKYGLSGSQALADSGALYGAVNLLSSATWGDGDAAGLTLGDERRTAIEDLYLGWRSANLFPALGEDGVDISGGRQVVTLGDGFLIQGDPVNLGKVDLGANFDRGGAYYLAARKAFDRTAVLRLGGKQGWRGDLMWLKSDNHYQADTSLAVANLEHVADAGTVGLSWIRGLDVDQRYAQIMGLEHRDGMDTASLRGRGNVGVKDLELAAEYVSQDKTGGRENAWYLEGNWTFSELPWSPTATYRYSRFSEGFDPLFYGLSRGYGTWFQGEVAANYAGPFNKNSQVHHVALKGKPRDNLTVGALYFDFDTLDTDQGNLGGRELDLYVEWMVNEHLLISPLVGFYKPERSANNGGTQLGGRDTGAYMQLIVGTFF, encoded by the coding sequence ATGAGGCACACACTCGCCTGCACTTTGGCCCTGCTGGTGGCCGCACCCGCCAGCCAAGCCTACGAGCTCTACAACCACAACGGCACCACCCTCAACGCCGACCTCGAAGCCCTGTTCGGTGTGTTCCACAGCGACGAAAGCTTCAACCAGGCCGGCAACCGCCAGCCCGGCAGCACCGCCTGGCAAGAAGGCTACGTCAAATATGGCCTTAGCGGCAGCCAGGCCCTGGCCGACAGCGGCGCCCTCTACGGGGCCGTCAACCTGCTCAGTTCCGCCACCTGGGGCGATGGCGATGCCGCCGGCCTGACCCTGGGCGACGAACGCCGCACAGCCATCGAAGACCTGTACCTGGGCTGGCGCTCGGCCAACCTGTTCCCGGCCCTGGGCGAAGACGGCGTGGACATTTCAGGCGGTCGCCAGGTAGTGACATTGGGCGATGGTTTTCTGATCCAGGGCGACCCGGTGAACCTGGGCAAGGTCGACCTGGGCGCCAACTTCGATCGCGGCGGCGCCTACTACCTGGCCGCCCGTAAAGCCTTCGACCGCACCGCCGTGCTGCGCCTGGGCGGCAAGCAGGGCTGGCGCGGCGACCTGATGTGGCTGAAGTCCGACAACCACTACCAGGCCGATACCTCGCTGGCGGTAGCCAATTTGGAACACGTCGCCGACGCCGGCACCGTGGGCCTCAGCTGGATCCGCGGCCTGGACGTGGACCAACGCTACGCGCAAATCATGGGCCTGGAACACCGCGACGGCATGGACACCGCCAGCCTGCGCGGGCGCGGCAATGTGGGCGTGAAGGACCTGGAACTGGCCGCCGAGTACGTGAGCCAGGACAAGACCGGTGGGCGCGAGAATGCCTGGTACCTGGAGGGCAACTGGACCTTCTCCGAATTGCCCTGGTCACCGACTGCCACCTACCGCTACAGCCGCTTCTCCGAAGGCTTCGACCCACTGTTCTATGGCCTGAGCCGAGGCTATGGCACCTGGTTCCAGGGTGAAGTAGCGGCCAACTATGCCGGGCCGTTCAACAAGAACAGCCAGGTGCACCATGTGGCGCTGAAAGGCAAGCCACGGGACAACCTGACCGTCGGCGCGCTGTACTTCGACTTCGATACGCTGGACACGGATCAGGGCAACCTCGGCGGGCGTGAGCTGGACCTGTACGTGGAATGGATGGTCAACGAGCACCTGCTGATCAGCCCGTTGGTAGGGTTCTATAAGCCGGAGCGCAGTGCGAACAACGGCGGCACGCAATTGGGTGGGCGGGATACGGGGGCCTACATGCAACTGATTGTCGGGACCTTTTTTTGA